The proteins below come from a single Gossypium raimondii isolate GPD5lz chromosome 2, ASM2569854v1, whole genome shotgun sequence genomic window:
- the LOC105788836 gene encoding putative E3 ubiquitin-protein ligase XBAT31, with amino-acid sequence MGQGLSCGASQENGLFSAVKVGDFETVEALLKREPSLLHHTTVYDRHSALHIAAANGQIEILAMLLDKSMNPDAVNRNKQTPLMLAAMHGKISCVKKLIEAGANILMFDSLHGRTCLHYAAYYGHFDCLQAILSAAQSSPVAVSWGYARFVNIRDARGATPLHLAARQRRPECVHILLDNGALVCASTGGYGCPGSTPLHLAARGGSLDCIRKLLAWGADRLQRDATGRIPYIVALKYKHGACAALLNPSSAEPLVWPAPLKFISELNDEAKLLLEQALMDANREREKNILKGTAYSLLSPSPSHSDSGLDDSISEVSDAELCCICFEQICTIEVQDCGHQMCAQCTLALCCHNKPNPTTASVTPPVCPFCRSTIVRLAVAKIKDCDGDVGEDGSSPKVRRRRKSRNFSEGSSSFKSLSAVGSFNKMGRIAAENEWIDKP; translated from the exons ATGGGTCAGGGGCTGAGTTGTGGGGCGAGTCAAGAGAATGGATTGTTTAGTGCAGTTAAAGTTGGAGACTTTGAAACCGTGGAAGCTTTGTTAAAGAGAGAACCCAGTCTTTTACATCATACCACTGTTTATGATCGCCATTCTGCTCTTCATATAGCTGCTGCTAATGGCCAGATCGAG ATTTTGGCCATGCTTTTGGATAAATCCATGAACCCAGATGCGGTGAATCGTAACAAGCag ACTCCACTTATGTTGGCTGCAATGCATGGGAAGATCTCCTGTGTGAAGAAGCTCATTGAAGCGGGGGCCAAT ATCTTAATGTTTGATTCCCTCCATGGAAGAACTTGCTTGCACTATGCAGCCTATTATGGCCACTTTGACTGCCTTCAAGCCATCCTCTCTGCTGCTCAATCTAGCCCTGTTGCTGTTTCATG GGGATATGCACGGTTTGTGAATATAAGAGACGCTAGGGGAGCCACTCCTTTGCACTTAGCAGCTCGTCAAAGACGGCCCGAATGCGTTCATATCCTGTTAGATAACGGTGCTCTTGTTTGTGCTTCAACCGGTGGATACGG TTGTCCAGGAAGCACCCCTCTTCATTTGGCTGCTAGAGGTGGATCTCTCGATTGTATACGTAAGTTGTTGGCGTGGGGTGCGGATCGTCTTCAAAGAGATGCAACAGG GAGAATACCGTATATTGTTGCTCTTAAGTACAAACATGGAGCATGTGCCGCTCTGTTAAATCCGTCATCTGCCGAACCTCTTGTCTGGCCAGCACCTTTAAAGTTCATTAGTGAGCTCAATGACGAGGCAAAGTTACTATTAGAACAGGCCTTAATGGATGCAAACAGGGAAAGGGAAAAGAACATCTTGAAAGGAACAGCTTACTCACTTCTATCACCGTCACCATCCCACTCTGATTCTGGGTTAGACGACAGTATTTCTGAG GTTAGTGATGCCGAACTATGCTGCATATGCTTCGAGCAGATCTGCACGATCGAAGTCCAAGACTGTGGTCACCAGATGTGCGCACAATGCACATTGGCCCTTTGCTGCCATAACAAGCCGAACCCCACAACTGCAAGCGTAACACCCCCGGTCTGCCCCTTTTGCCGCAGCACCATTGTCCGATTGGCAGTAGCCAAGATAAAAGATTGCGACGGCGATGTTGGGGAGGATGGTAGTTCCCCGAAGGTGAGAAGACGGAGGAAGTCAAGGAATTTCAGCGAGGGGAGCAGCAGTTTCAAGAGCTTATCTGCAGTTGGATCATTTAACAAGATGGGGAGGATTGCAGCAGAAAATGAATGGATTGATAAGCCTTGA